From a region of the Zingiber officinale cultivar Zhangliang chromosome 4B, Zo_v1.1, whole genome shotgun sequence genome:
- the LOC121977310 gene encoding auxin-responsive protein SAUR71-like — protein sequence MKWQIWRVSRVADASHCWPPMAANAPARWVPWGHVPVHVGEEMEWFAVRVELLGRPAFIALLRRSAQQYGYGQRGVLRIPCPVPLFRRLLRLLSSSSSAAVFATDPALEELFRALPAVDGQFLD from the coding sequence ATGAAGTGGCAGATCTGGCGGGTGTCGAGGGTGGCGGACGCCTCCCACTGCTGGCCGCCGATGGCGGCGAATGCACCCGCGCGGTGGGTCCCCTGGGGGCACGTGCCGGTGCACGTCGGCGAGGAGATGGAGTGGTTCGCGGTGCGGGTTGAGCTCCTCGGCCGTCCGGCCTTCATCGCGCTCCTCCGCCGCTCCGCCCAGCAGTACGGCTACGGGCAGCGCGGCGTGCTGCGGATCCCCTGCCCGGTACCGCTCTTCCGCCGCCTGCTCCgcctcctctcctcttcctcctccgccGCGGTGTTTGCCACGGATCCTGCCCTCGAGGAGCTCTTCCGCGCTCTCCCAGCGGTTGACGGTCAGTTCCTCGATTAG
- the LOC121977311 gene encoding uncharacterized protein PHLOEM PROTEIN 2-LIKE A4-like — protein MEGVDANHGDKAHHVAVDVQSGTETLVWGKHGAIHISAKAMNIAWASDKRFWEWVDLPNDDFKEKYNFAMAVELKQVSWLEVDGTMDLAKLAELSLSLSHEKTYEIVYHIKFKVDAFGWQNLPVTFALITPDEQMHRSEVLESRRGHSNQWHEVHGNDFKGPKTTTGKLSFGMFETSNQKWKGGMILAGVTIRAKN, from the exons ATGGAAGGCGTGGATGCTAACCATGGCGACAAAGCTCATCATGTAGCTGTTGATGTTCAAAGT GGTACAGAAACTTTGGTTTGGGGAAAACACGGTGCAATTCATATTTCAGCCAAAGCCATGAACATTGCTTGGGCGAGCGACAAAAGGTTTTGGGAGTGGGTTGATCTTCCCAACGACGactttaaagaaaaatacaa CTTTGCCATGGCGGTCGAACTCAAACAGGTGAGCTGGCTAGAAGTGGACGGGACTATGGACTTAGCCAAGCTAGCCGAGCTGAGCCTGAGCCTAAGTCACGAAAAGACTTACGAAATAGTTTATCACATCAAGTTCAAGGTTGATGCTTTCGGGTGGCAAAACCTCCCGGTCACGTTCGCTTTGATCACCCCCGACGAGCAAATGCATCGAAGCGAAGTTTTGGAATCGCGTAGGGGGCATAGCAACCAGTGGCACGAGGTACATGGCAACGATTTCAAAGGGCCTAAAACAACAACCGGAAAGCTCTCATTCGGCATGTTTGAAACTAGCAACCAGAAGTGGAAGGGGGGAATGATCCTTGCAGGAGTCACTATTAGGGCGAAGAATTGA